One genomic segment of Mesoterricola silvestris includes these proteins:
- a CDS encoding ammonium transporter, with product MILCASLVMLMTPGLAFFYGGLCGRKNVLGIMIQSFVSMGWTTVLWFTFGYSMCFGPTVHGIIGNPFTHAFLKGITLHSLYQGNAALGIPTFVHVAYQMMFAIITPALITGAFANRVTFKAYMWFLTAWLIFVYFPFCHMVWHPDGILAQWGVLDYAGGIVVHNTAGIAALASVLYVGKRKVVDSIPHSIPLVALGTGLLWFGWYGFNAGSEFQVDSVTTSAFINTDVAASFAAVTWLVVEWMNAKQPKFLGLLTGAVAGLATITPAAGYVSPATAALIGILAGVICYYAVALKNRLGWDDALDVWGVHGVGGFIGIIFLGMFADKSWNPAIVTNGLFTGGGTGFFYKQLAAVAISSAWAFVFTYGMLWIIDRITRVKVEDGVEETGLDMGLHGEVAYTDAL from the coding sequence ATGATCCTCTGCGCCAGCCTCGTCATGCTCATGACGCCGGGGCTGGCCTTCTTCTACGGCGGCCTCTGCGGCCGCAAGAACGTCCTGGGCATCATGATCCAGAGCTTCGTGTCCATGGGCTGGACCACCGTGCTGTGGTTCACCTTCGGATACTCCATGTGCTTCGGCCCCACCGTGCACGGGATCATCGGCAACCCCTTCACCCACGCCTTCCTGAAGGGCATCACGCTCCACAGCCTCTACCAGGGCAACGCCGCCCTGGGCATCCCCACCTTCGTGCACGTGGCCTACCAGATGATGTTCGCCATCATCACCCCGGCCCTCATCACCGGCGCCTTCGCCAACCGCGTGACCTTCAAGGCCTACATGTGGTTCCTCACGGCCTGGCTGATCTTCGTGTACTTCCCCTTCTGCCACATGGTCTGGCATCCCGACGGCATCCTGGCCCAGTGGGGCGTGCTGGACTACGCCGGCGGCATCGTCGTGCACAACACCGCGGGCATCGCGGCCCTGGCCTCGGTCCTCTACGTGGGCAAGCGCAAGGTCGTCGACAGCATCCCCCACAGCATCCCCCTCGTGGCCCTGGGCACCGGGCTCCTGTGGTTCGGATGGTACGGCTTCAACGCCGGCAGCGAGTTCCAGGTGGATTCCGTCACCACCTCCGCCTTCATCAACACCGACGTGGCCGCGTCCTTCGCCGCCGTCACCTGGCTGGTGGTGGAATGGATGAACGCCAAGCAGCCCAAGTTCCTCGGCCTGCTCACGGGCGCCGTGGCCGGCCTGGCCACCATCACGCCCGCCGCGGGCTACGTCTCACCCGCCACCGCCGCCCTCATCGGCATCCTCGCCGGCGTCATCTGCTACTACGCCGTGGCCCTCAAGAACCGCCTGGGCTGGGACGACGCGCTCGACGTGTGGGGCGTCCACGGCGTGGGCGGCTTCATCGGCATCATCTTCCTGGGCATGTTCGCCGACAAGTCCTGGAACCCCGCCATCGTCACCAACGGCCTGTTCACCGGCGGTGGCACGGGCTTCTTCTACAAGCAGCTGGCGGCCGTGGCCATTTCCAGCGCCTGGGCCTTCGTGTTCACCTACGGCATGCTCTGGATCATCGACCGCATCACCCGGGTGAAGGTCGAGGACGGCGTCGAGGAGACCGGCCTGGACATGGGGCTTCACGGCGAAGTGGCCTACACCGACGCCCTGTAG
- a CDS encoding FAD-linked oxidase C-terminal domain-containing protein produces MSEHAFIRDLREIVGRTNVLASAVDLQLYQYDGYLEEHRPEAVVFVESTEEVARVVQACNRHGKPFVPRGGGTNLTGGTVPFAGGVVIEMIRMNRVLEIDVPNLRARAQPGLFNLELGNALAPLGYQYIPDPASQKAATLGGNVAENAGGPHCFKYGVTSNHVLGLTVVLPDGRVETFGGKAADTPGLDLTGLFVGSEGTLGICTEVLVKIVRQAEGVKTLLAIYDSIEEGSETVSAIVAAGMVPATLEMMDQLVIHAVEASLHCGLPMDCATLLLIEVDGLKDDLESQAAAIGELCKAHGAREVRVAKDDAERALLWAGRRGAFGAVARLAPSFLVCDGTVPRTALPQVLKKVAEVAGKYDLRIPNVFHAGDGNLHPLILFDWRDADMKARVLKAGMEILTLCAELGGTISGEHGVGLEKLEAMRLVMTEADIQAQRRVKAAFDPANLSNPGKMFPAKEVACER; encoded by the coding sequence ATGAGCGAGCATGCCTTCATCCGGGATCTCCGTGAGATCGTCGGCCGTACCAACGTCCTGGCTTCCGCGGTGGACCTCCAGCTCTACCAGTACGACGGCTACCTGGAGGAGCACCGCCCCGAGGCGGTGGTGTTCGTGGAATCCACGGAGGAGGTGGCGCGGGTGGTCCAGGCCTGCAACCGCCACGGCAAGCCCTTCGTGCCCCGGGGCGGGGGCACCAACCTCACCGGCGGCACCGTCCCCTTCGCCGGAGGCGTGGTCATCGAGATGATCCGGATGAACCGGGTGCTGGAGATCGACGTGCCCAACCTCCGGGCCCGGGCCCAGCCGGGGCTGTTCAACCTGGAGCTGGGCAACGCCCTGGCGCCCCTGGGCTACCAGTACATCCCCGACCCCGCCAGCCAGAAGGCCGCGACCCTGGGCGGCAACGTGGCCGAGAACGCCGGCGGGCCCCACTGCTTCAAGTACGGCGTAACCTCCAACCACGTCCTGGGCCTCACGGTGGTGCTCCCCGACGGCCGGGTGGAGACCTTCGGGGGCAAGGCCGCCGATACCCCGGGCCTGGACCTCACGGGCCTGTTCGTGGGCAGCGAGGGGACCCTGGGCATCTGCACCGAGGTGCTGGTGAAGATCGTGCGCCAGGCCGAGGGCGTCAAGACGCTCCTGGCCATCTACGACAGCATCGAGGAAGGCAGCGAGACCGTTTCCGCCATCGTGGCCGCGGGCATGGTCCCGGCCACCCTGGAGATGATGGACCAGCTGGTCATCCATGCCGTGGAGGCCTCCCTCCACTGCGGCCTTCCCATGGACTGCGCCACCCTCCTGCTCATCGAGGTGGACGGGCTCAAGGACGACCTGGAGTCCCAGGCCGCGGCCATCGGCGAACTGTGCAAGGCCCACGGCGCCCGGGAGGTCCGCGTGGCCAAGGACGACGCGGAGCGGGCCCTGCTGTGGGCCGGGCGCCGGGGAGCCTTCGGCGCCGTGGCGCGCCTCGCCCCCAGCTTCCTGGTGTGCGACGGGACCGTGCCCCGCACCGCCCTGCCCCAGGTGCTGAAGAAGGTGGCCGAGGTGGCCGGGAAGTACGACCTGCGCATTCCCAACGTCTTCCACGCCGGCGACGGCAACCTCCACCCCCTCATCCTCTTCGATTGGAGGGACGCGGACATGAAGGCCCGGGTCCTCAAGGCGGGCATGGAGATCCTCACCCTCTGCGCGGAGCTGGGCGGCACCATCAGCGGCGAGCACGGCGTGGGCCTGGAGAAGCTGGAGGCCATGCGCCTGGTGATGACTGAGGCCGATATCCAGGCCCAGCGCCGGGTCAAGGCGGCCTTCGACCCGGCCAACCTGTCCAACCCCGGGAAGATGTTCCCGGCCAAGGAGGTGGCGTGTGAACGCTGA
- a CDS encoding outer membrane beta-barrel protein has protein sequence MRTRLAFLLIAPLGLAAQAPPAAGPAIKWRGAVWASAAASDRQTPDGTLFLRSVDAGEGQLALDGLQLGADVALPEGFGLKFTILGGQTAKVLNAMTFVSGTTPSETGSLAWPEAMVTWTGGSETLKVGRMYTAMGMEVLDATQDTPASRGLLFTYAIPCAQLGLNWRHAFSASWSSDVWVFNGEDRVQDNNRGKTAGAGLTYNHGGAADRFATLMAFSGAEQDGTGAAAIPGAEGRKRTRLSFAGQWVWGPATLQWEAEHGREALPDGPKATWTGLGAIGKYAFNDRWSAYLRLETLRDDTGLRLGADPSVARALPGGPAPDLRANSGSLGLERRWHATFTRLELRRDSLDRDVKDRDGKAFRDATSLTWSLGTSF, from the coding sequence ATGCGCACGCGCCTCGCCTTCCTGCTCATCGCCCCCCTGGGCCTCGCCGCCCAGGCGCCCCCGGCCGCGGGGCCCGCCATCAAATGGCGGGGCGCCGTGTGGGCCTCGGCCGCGGCCTCGGACCGCCAGACCCCCGACGGCACCCTCTTCCTGCGCTCCGTGGACGCCGGCGAGGGCCAGCTCGCCCTGGACGGCCTGCAGCTGGGCGCGGACGTGGCCCTCCCCGAGGGGTTCGGCCTGAAGTTCACGATCCTGGGCGGCCAGACCGCGAAGGTCCTCAACGCCATGACCTTCGTTTCGGGCACCACCCCGTCGGAAACCGGGTCCCTGGCCTGGCCCGAGGCCATGGTCACCTGGACCGGCGGCAGCGAGACCCTCAAGGTCGGGCGGATGTACACGGCCATGGGCATGGAGGTCCTGGACGCCACCCAGGACACCCCCGCCTCCCGGGGCCTCCTGTTCACCTACGCCATCCCCTGCGCGCAGCTGGGCCTGAACTGGCGCCACGCCTTCAGCGCCTCCTGGAGCTCCGACGTGTGGGTGTTCAACGGCGAGGACCGGGTGCAGGACAACAACCGCGGCAAGACCGCGGGCGCCGGCCTCACCTACAACCATGGCGGCGCCGCGGACCGGTTCGCCACCCTCATGGCCTTCTCCGGCGCCGAGCAGGACGGCACCGGCGCCGCCGCGATCCCGGGGGCCGAGGGCCGGAAGCGCACCCGCCTCTCCTTCGCCGGCCAGTGGGTGTGGGGCCCCGCCACCCTCCAGTGGGAGGCCGAGCACGGCCGGGAGGCCCTCCCCGACGGCCCCAAGGCCACCTGGACCGGCCTGGGCGCCATCGGGAAGTACGCGTTCAACGACCGCTGGAGCGCCTACCTCCGCCTGGAGACCCTCCGGGACGACACCGGCCTCCGCCTCGGGGCGGACCCCTCCGTGGCCCGGGCCCTCCCCGGGGGCCCCGCCCCCGACCTCCGGGCCAACTCCGGTTCCCTGGGCCTGGAACGCCGGTGGCACGCCACCTTCACCCGCCTGGAACTGCGCCGCGACAGCCTGGACCGGGACGTGAAGGACCGGGACGGCAAGGCCTTCCGGGACGCCACCAGCCTCACCTGGAGCCTCGGCACCAGCTTCTGA
- a CDS encoding (Fe-S)-binding protein → MATPELLPLYDAIAQCNRCGFCQAGCPVFRTTGSEHSLGRGRQAIGRALILGEMELTPEVAAALEDCLLCRGCTAHCFPAIRTDETVLAIRHAYLKRHGQPAWQRFLFRRILADNKRLESAGRLALWAKRHGLVKVVERSGALRLVDRRFQVTEAMLPPMEARPFLRGDQDRVPRPGQVKHRVGYFASCGLSFEFPEVVGATLRVLARNGCAITLMDNTCCGRPAHAYGDLDAARDIARKNIDHMAEEAEGLEAIVSDCGSCSTHLKEYGHLLQDDPVYADRAAALSAKIRSFSEYLAAIGLEGDLRPVDATVTYHDPCHLSNRFAKITAQPRKLLKSVPGVRFKELPEADWCCGAAGSYTFLHHGEATGVLDRKMGNVQKTGAQTLATECPACMMHLAYGARRKGLEVRVRHVSQILDEAYAAAP, encoded by the coding sequence ATGGCGACCCCCGAACTCCTCCCCCTCTACGACGCCATCGCCCAGTGCAACCGGTGCGGCTTCTGCCAGGCCGGGTGCCCCGTGTTCCGCACCACGGGCTCCGAGCATTCCCTGGGCCGCGGCCGCCAGGCCATTGGGCGCGCCCTGATCCTGGGGGAGATGGAGCTCACCCCCGAGGTGGCCGCGGCCCTGGAGGACTGCCTCCTGTGCCGGGGGTGCACCGCCCACTGCTTCCCGGCGATCCGCACGGACGAGACCGTGCTGGCCATCCGCCACGCCTACCTCAAGCGCCACGGCCAGCCCGCGTGGCAGCGCTTCCTCTTCCGGCGGATCCTGGCCGACAACAAGCGCCTGGAGAGCGCGGGCCGCCTCGCGCTCTGGGCCAAGCGCCACGGCCTGGTGAAGGTGGTGGAGAGATCCGGGGCCCTGCGCCTCGTGGACCGCCGTTTCCAGGTGACCGAAGCCATGCTGCCCCCCATGGAGGCCCGCCCCTTCCTGCGGGGCGACCAGGACCGTGTGCCCCGGCCCGGCCAGGTGAAGCACCGCGTCGGCTACTTCGCCTCCTGCGGCCTGAGCTTCGAATTCCCGGAGGTGGTGGGGGCCACCCTGCGGGTCCTGGCCCGCAACGGCTGCGCCATCACCCTCATGGACAACACCTGCTGCGGACGCCCCGCCCATGCCTACGGGGACCTGGACGCCGCCCGGGACATCGCCCGCAAGAACATCGACCACATGGCGGAGGAGGCCGAGGGCCTGGAGGCCATCGTCTCCGACTGCGGCAGCTGCAGCACCCACCTGAAGGAGTACGGCCACCTGCTCCAGGACGACCCCGTCTACGCGGACAGGGCCGCGGCCCTTTCCGCGAAGATCCGCAGCTTCAGCGAGTACCTCGCGGCCATCGGCCTGGAGGGGGACCTGCGCCCCGTGGACGCCACCGTCACGTACCACGACCCCTGCCACCTCTCCAACCGCTTCGCGAAGATCACCGCCCAGCCCCGCAAGCTCCTGAAGTCCGTCCCGGGGGTCAGGTTCAAGGAACTGCCCGAGGCCGACTGGTGCTGCGGCGCCGCCGGGAGCTACACCTTCCTGCACCACGGGGAGGCCACCGGCGTGCTGGACCGGAAGATGGGCAACGTCCAGAAGACCGGCGCCCAGACCCTGGCCACCGAGTGCCCCGCCTGCATGATGCACCTGGCCTACGGCGCCCGGCGCAAGGGGCTGGAGGTGCGGGTGCGGCACGTGAGCCAGATCCTGGACGAGGCCTACGCCGCCGCCCCCTGA
- a CDS encoding ATP-binding protein yields the protein MTSDPPIAPGPILVALGSDARSLRLVHAGFRMAREQGRAWVVAHVEVPGWETPEEADQARVWLQEAQELGAEVAWLRSSTVVAGLLGLARKRAPSLIVLGMTRARGPWDRLESSRTQELLRRNLDVRILPLALDSVPPVEFAWRNLGDLVGIACAQGVILVFTCLFAAALAVVLGFPAVPVTFALALGFIVHRWGRAVAAASTGAAFLAYALWFNRPFGVLSVDSWPRFVAFAATVLGAQALVDLVGQLRQETRLGRRREAETVLLMLLGRALARCSTVQEVAEVLAQRLHSLFQADAWVLLPAPGDRWLRLPEGGEVPPGPPPSRLLPESSAAVAREDPLEPFFEAPCSFVPLAGTGGTEGLLQIRLASGGPLPQDRWSLLQSFAVQGSLALERIQAVEAAHRIRLENETERMRSTLLGAVSHDLRTPLAAIQGAATSLLLPEEALPDDTRRDLLVMIREESVRLTRLLGNLLDLTRLESGIIRVHKEWQPLDEVVGSAIVRLERQGPVPVRVRMPPDLPPVPLDGGLMEQVLQNLFINARLHAEDSEVLLEAWAEPGSLELAVSDRGPGVPADFRERIFDKFFRMPDQIRDGGAGLGLAICDAIVKAHGGRIWVEDHEGGGARFRISLPQDGPLPELPDLVPLEPAP from the coding sequence GTGACCTCCGATCCTCCCATCGCGCCTGGCCCCATCCTGGTGGCCCTGGGTTCCGACGCACGGAGCCTTCGGCTGGTGCATGCGGGTTTCCGCATGGCCCGGGAGCAGGGCCGCGCCTGGGTGGTCGCCCACGTGGAGGTCCCGGGGTGGGAGACCCCCGAGGAGGCCGACCAGGCCCGGGTGTGGCTGCAGGAGGCCCAGGAACTGGGCGCGGAGGTCGCCTGGCTCAGGAGCTCCACCGTGGTGGCCGGCCTCCTGGGCCTGGCCCGCAAACGGGCGCCCTCCCTCATCGTCCTGGGCATGACCCGCGCCCGGGGTCCCTGGGACCGCCTTGAGAGCTCCCGGACCCAGGAACTGCTCCGGCGCAACCTGGATGTGCGCATCCTGCCGCTGGCGCTGGATTCCGTCCCGCCCGTGGAGTTCGCCTGGAGGAACCTGGGGGACCTGGTGGGCATCGCCTGCGCCCAGGGCGTGATCCTCGTCTTCACGTGTCTTTTCGCCGCGGCGCTGGCGGTGGTGCTGGGCTTTCCCGCGGTCCCGGTGACCTTCGCCCTGGCGCTGGGGTTCATCGTGCACCGCTGGGGCCGGGCCGTGGCCGCGGCCTCCACGGGCGCGGCCTTCCTCGCCTATGCGCTCTGGTTCAACCGTCCCTTCGGGGTCCTCTCCGTGGACAGCTGGCCCCGCTTCGTGGCCTTCGCGGCCACCGTCCTGGGCGCCCAGGCCCTGGTGGACCTGGTGGGCCAGCTGCGGCAGGAGACCCGCCTGGGCCGGCGCCGGGAGGCGGAGACGGTGCTGCTCATGCTCCTCGGGCGGGCCCTGGCGCGCTGTTCCACGGTCCAGGAGGTGGCCGAGGTGCTGGCCCAGCGCCTGCACAGCCTCTTCCAGGCCGACGCCTGGGTCCTCCTGCCCGCGCCGGGGGACCGGTGGCTCCGCCTCCCGGAAGGCGGGGAGGTCCCCCCGGGCCCTCCCCCCTCCCGGCTCCTGCCGGAATCCAGCGCCGCCGTCGCCCGGGAGGACCCATTGGAGCCCTTCTTCGAGGCTCCCTGCTCCTTCGTGCCCCTCGCGGGCACCGGGGGCACGGAAGGCCTGCTCCAGATCCGCCTGGCCTCGGGGGGGCCCCTGCCCCAGGACCGCTGGAGCCTGCTCCAGTCGTTCGCGGTGCAGGGCTCCCTGGCCCTGGAGCGCATCCAGGCCGTGGAGGCCGCCCACCGCATCCGCCTGGAGAACGAGACCGAGCGCATGCGCAGCACGCTCCTGGGCGCGGTGTCCCACGACCTGAGGACCCCCCTCGCGGCCATCCAGGGCGCGGCCACCAGCCTGCTCCTGCCCGAGGAGGCCCTCCCCGACGACACCCGGCGCGACCTCCTGGTGATGATCCGGGAGGAGAGCGTGCGCCTCACGCGGCTCCTGGGCAACCTCCTGGACCTCACCCGCCTGGAGAGCGGGATCATCCGGGTGCACAAGGAATGGCAGCCCCTGGACGAGGTGGTGGGCTCGGCCATCGTGCGCCTGGAGCGCCAGGGCCCGGTGCCCGTGCGGGTGCGGATGCCCCCCGATCTGCCCCCGGTGCCCCTGGACGGAGGGCTCATGGAGCAGGTGCTCCAGAACCTCTTCATCAACGCCCGGCTCCACGCGGAGGACAGCGAGGTGCTGCTGGAGGCGTGGGCGGAACCCGGCTCCCTGGAACTGGCGGTGTCGGACCGGGGCCCCGGGGTCCCGGCGGATTTCCGCGAGCGCATCTTCGACAAGTTCTTCCGCATGCCCGACCAGATCCGGGACGGGGGCGCGGGCCTGGGACTGGCCATCTGCGACGCCATCGTGAAGGCCCACGGCGGCCGCATCTGGGTCGAGGACCACGAGGGCGGCGGGGCCCGTTTCCGCATCAGCCTTCCCCAGGACGGACCCCTCCCTGAACTCCCCGACCTCGTTCCCCTGGAGCCAGCCCCTTGA
- a CDS encoding alpha-ketoacid dehydrogenase subunit alpha/beta, protein MAKTETVPDITSLTREQRVGLFRTIYASRRIDDREIMGKRQNKVYFQINGAGHEALQAAAALCLVPGKDWFFLYYRDRALSYALGVSARDMFMGSVGSRLDPATGGRMMPGHWSDHRINIFTTSSPTGTQFLQAVGAAEALLRAEREGLQGRLGMTSDEVVLVTSGDGTVAEGEFWESVNSAVNLQVPLVYLIEDNGYAISVPTEVQYPGANVAALLKGWEAQGLKVIDGVDGCDPVASYEAVREAVAHARARKGPALVRARVVRPYSHSLSDDEQLYKTPAQREDEARRDPLATYPARLLREGLLTPGELEALKAEVDAEVDRAWEEAADAPPPESGTGSRHLYSEEVDPTSAAFDREAHAGDQGTGAKTMIDLINITLKQEMAANPLILAFGEDVADASRPEILDELKGKGGVFKATHGLQRIFGENRVFNSPLAEATIVGRAIGLAARGFKPVVEIQFMDYIWPAMQQIRDELATIRWRSDNHFKAPVVIRVPIGGYLMGGSVYHSQCGESSFTHIPGLRVVYPSRALDAAGLLRTAMRCDDPVLFLEPKHLYRQTHNKGNDPGPDFMIPFGKARTVREGTDLSVITYGSTVYRAVQAARQAEAEGLSVEILDLRTLNPYDWDAIVATVKKTRRVLVAHEDTLQWGYGAELAARIADDLFFELDAPVKRLAAQDTWVAYHPALEDEILPQSTHFLEAYRTLARI, encoded by the coding sequence GTGGCGAAAACCGAGACGGTCCCCGACATTACCAGTCTTACCCGCGAACAGAGGGTCGGCCTCTTCCGCACCATCTACGCCTCCCGGCGCATCGACGACCGGGAGATCATGGGCAAGCGCCAGAACAAGGTGTACTTCCAGATCAACGGCGCGGGCCACGAGGCCCTCCAGGCCGCCGCCGCCCTCTGCCTCGTGCCGGGCAAGGACTGGTTCTTCCTGTACTACCGGGACCGGGCCCTGTCCTACGCCCTGGGCGTGTCCGCCCGGGACATGTTCATGGGGTCCGTGGGATCGCGCCTGGACCCCGCCACCGGCGGCCGCATGATGCCGGGCCACTGGTCGGATCATAGGATCAATATTTTCACCACTTCGAGTCCAACCGGCACCCAGTTCCTCCAGGCGGTGGGCGCGGCCGAGGCCCTCCTGCGCGCGGAGCGCGAAGGCCTCCAGGGGCGCCTGGGCATGACCTCCGACGAGGTGGTGCTCGTCACCAGCGGCGACGGCACCGTGGCCGAGGGCGAGTTCTGGGAATCCGTGAACAGCGCCGTGAACCTCCAGGTCCCCCTGGTCTACCTCATCGAGGACAACGGCTACGCCATCTCCGTGCCCACCGAGGTCCAGTACCCCGGCGCCAACGTGGCCGCCCTCCTCAAGGGCTGGGAGGCCCAGGGCCTGAAGGTGATCGACGGCGTCGACGGCTGCGACCCGGTGGCCAGCTACGAGGCCGTGCGCGAGGCCGTGGCCCATGCCCGGGCCCGCAAGGGTCCCGCCCTGGTGCGCGCGCGGGTGGTGCGCCCCTACTCCCACTCCCTTTCCGACGACGAGCAGCTCTACAAGACCCCCGCCCAGCGCGAAGACGAGGCCCGGCGGGACCCCCTGGCCACCTATCCCGCCCGCCTCCTGCGGGAGGGCCTGCTCACCCCCGGGGAGCTGGAGGCCCTCAAGGCCGAGGTGGACGCCGAAGTGGACCGGGCCTGGGAGGAGGCCGCGGACGCGCCGCCCCCCGAGAGCGGCACCGGCTCCCGGCACCTCTACAGCGAGGAGGTGGATCCCACGTCGGCCGCCTTCGACCGGGAGGCCCACGCCGGGGACCAGGGCACCGGCGCGAAGACCATGATCGATCTCATCAACATCACCCTGAAGCAGGAGATGGCGGCCAATCCGCTGATCCTGGCCTTCGGGGAGGACGTGGCCGACGCCAGCCGCCCCGAGATCCTGGACGAGCTCAAGGGCAAGGGCGGCGTCTTCAAGGCCACCCACGGCCTGCAGCGCATCTTCGGCGAGAACCGGGTCTTCAACTCCCCCCTGGCCGAGGCCACCATCGTGGGCCGCGCCATCGGCCTCGCCGCCCGGGGCTTCAAGCCCGTGGTGGAGATCCAGTTCATGGACTACATCTGGCCCGCCATGCAGCAGATCCGGGACGAGCTGGCCACGATCCGCTGGCGCAGCGACAACCACTTCAAGGCCCCCGTGGTTATCCGGGTGCCCATCGGCGGCTACCTCATGGGCGGCTCCGTCTACCACAGCCAGTGCGGGGAGAGCTCCTTCACCCACATCCCCGGCCTGCGGGTGGTCTACCCCAGCCGGGCCCTGGACGCCGCGGGCCTCCTGCGCACCGCCATGCGCTGCGACGACCCGGTCCTCTTCCTGGAGCCCAAGCACCTCTACCGCCAGACCCACAACAAGGGCAACGACCCCGGCCCCGATTTCATGATCCCCTTCGGCAAGGCCCGCACCGTCCGCGAAGGCACCGACCTCTCGGTCATCACCTACGGCAGCACCGTGTACCGAGCCGTCCAGGCCGCGCGCCAGGCCGAGGCCGAGGGCCTCAGCGTCGAGATCCTCGACCTGCGCACCCTGAACCCCTACGACTGGGACGCCATCGTCGCCACCGTCAAGAAGACCCGCCGCGTCCTGGTGGCCCACGAGGACACCCTCCAGTGGGGCTACGGCGCCGAACTCGCCGCCCGCATCGCCGACGACCTCTTCTTCGAACTGGACGCCCCCGTCAAGCGCCTCGCCGCCCAAGACACCTGGGTCGCCTACCACCCCGCCCTCGAGGACGAAATCCTCCCCCAGTCCACCCACTTCCTCGAAGCCTACCGCACCCTGGCCCGGATCTAG
- a CDS encoding FAD-binding oxidoreductase — protein MNAELRSRLEAIVGPGLVFGPGEPVDGVRPALAVRPGTQDEVAEVVRACAVAGAAMIPAGGGTAMGLGNAPARADVRVHLDRLDRVVEWDPANLCITAEAGMRLEALQELVAKDRTVLPLDPPGLRRATLGGLVAAGQTGPGRLQHGTLRDWVLGLRVVLPDGERIHCGGRVIKNVSGYDMNKLFIRSLGSLGIITEVTFKLLPMPARRAAVLGRFADPARAWAVVGRTLGSFLLPEALEFLNPEAARRLDMAPDTCVLAVSLAGSPETVERQAREFGAFIQEAGGTAEVLRDAAAVRAWEGIREVLEGAFEPILCRISVPLSATATLVAATEGMAREAGFRAAVTAHAATGVLRALLVPGPDPRPGEVAMALEGLRREAEAAEGNLVLEAAPPHLKARLDAWGTPSGGLDMMKRLKREFDPLGLCNPGRFVGGI, from the coding sequence GTGAACGCTGAACTGCGCTCCCGGCTGGAAGCCATCGTGGGCCCGGGCCTGGTGTTCGGCCCCGGCGAACCCGTGGATGGGGTGAGGCCCGCCCTGGCCGTGCGCCCCGGAACCCAGGACGAGGTGGCGGAGGTGGTCCGCGCCTGCGCCGTGGCCGGCGCCGCCATGATCCCCGCCGGGGGCGGCACCGCCATGGGCCTGGGCAACGCGCCGGCCCGCGCCGATGTGCGGGTGCACCTGGACCGCCTGGACCGGGTGGTGGAATGGGACCCCGCCAACCTCTGCATCACCGCCGAGGCCGGCATGCGCCTGGAAGCCCTCCAGGAGCTGGTGGCCAAGGACCGCACGGTGCTGCCCCTGGACCCGCCGGGCCTCCGCCGCGCCACCCTGGGCGGCCTGGTCGCGGCCGGCCAGACCGGTCCCGGGCGGCTCCAGCACGGCACCCTGCGGGACTGGGTGCTGGGCCTGCGGGTGGTGCTCCCCGACGGCGAGCGCATCCACTGCGGGGGCCGCGTCATCAAGAACGTGTCGGGCTACGACATGAACAAGCTCTTCATCCGCAGCCTGGGCAGCCTGGGCATCATCACCGAGGTGACCTTCAAGCTCCTGCCCATGCCCGCGCGGCGCGCCGCCGTCCTGGGCCGCTTCGCCGACCCGGCCCGGGCCTGGGCGGTGGTGGGCAGGACCCTGGGCTCCTTCCTCCTGCCCGAGGCCCTGGAGTTCCTGAACCCCGAGGCCGCGCGGCGCCTGGACATGGCCCCGGACACCTGCGTCCTGGCGGTGTCCCTGGCCGGAAGCCCCGAGACGGTGGAACGCCAGGCGCGGGAGTTCGGCGCCTTCATCCAGGAGGCCGGCGGCACCGCCGAGGTGCTCCGGGACGCCGCGGCGGTGCGGGCCTGGGAGGGTATCCGGGAGGTGCTGGAGGGGGCCTTCGAACCCATCCTCTGCCGCATCTCCGTGCCGCTTTCCGCCACCGCCACCCTGGTGGCGGCCACGGAGGGCATGGCCCGGGAGGCCGGATTCCGGGCGGCGGTCACGGCCCACGCGGCCACCGGGGTCCTGCGGGCCCTGCTGGTGCCCGGCCCCGATCCGCGCCCCGGGGAGGTGGCCATGGCCCTGGAGGGCCTGCGCCGGGAAGCGGAGGCCGCCGAAGGGAACCTGGTGCTGGAGGCGGCCCCCCCCCACCTGAAAGCCCGGCTCGACGCCTGGGGGACGCCCTCGGGCGGACTGGACATGATGAAGCGGCTCAAGCGCGAATTCGACCCCCTGGGGCTCTGCAACCCCGGGCGCTTCGTGGGAGGGATCTGA